The following are encoded together in the Asticcacaulis sp. genome:
- a CDS encoding M13 family metallopeptidase: MSDRFYTRRFEFRSKTMYGIAEQRPLWKRAVGTTDDKMGEALGRAYVRDYFPPESKAKMEDLSMAFWRP, from the coding sequence CTGTCGGATCGCTTCTATACCCGCCGCTTCGAATTCCGCTCCAAGACCATGTACGGCATTGCCGAGCAACGCCCCTTATGGAAGCGCGCCGTTGGCACCACCGACGACAAGATGGGGGAAGCCCTCGGCCGCGCCTACGTCCGCGATTACTTCCCGCCGGAATCCAAGGCCAAAATGGAAGACCTGTCCATGGCCTTCTGGCGGCCATGA